The window TTCACAGGCCACTGCTTTCTACACCTCGACACAGATGAGCCGATGGTGGCCGAATTGCTTTCGGGATTAGAATTGTTAGCGCTTGACGAGCTTTACTCTTGTTATCTTCTTGTTCTGCAGATCGAAGAGGAATTCTGCATGACAGCGAAGGACCTGGTGAAGAAGCTGAACTCAGCTCTCATGTgatagaaaagaaaggaaaggagcttttttctttttgcttaagACTAGGCTGATCGGAGCTTattctccttccaaagacaccattatgGACTTGTACTTTCGGGTTCTTCTCTTCCCCTGAGCTACTTGATGCTGCTTTTGGGAAGAGAGCAGTGAGAAAATTAGTCctgttttcttcctcctctttttctgAATGCTATTATGGGGAAAGTTGTTCTGCCTTTCTCTTCATGTGACGCTTTTTCCTCCGAGGAGTTTGACAATTTAGATCTGCATCTCACTTCCCAATCAATCTCCAATCATGAAAGGTTGACTGTGATAGGAATATGGTGACTGCAAGTTTGTGTGTCCTTTTTGCTTTGTCATCATCTGGAAATCATGCAAGGCAAACAAACATGATGTACTACTGCAGCAAAGAATTTAGATACAGAATAGTTATCTATCACCTCTTTGTGTGCTGTATCTATTTCTTCTGCTTGGTTTTCTTGAGTATTAGAGATCTAATTCCAGGCAAAATAGGATACTGTTGTTGACTTTATCTTGATGGTGATAATTTCCTTGGTAGAAGAATAGGATGCCAATCCCTTTCCATCAGtacaacctaatgtgactttAACTTGAAAGTCTTTGATCTTTACAGCAATAGTGACTTCATGATCAGTAACTAATGTGATTATAAATGATTGGCGAAAAAGAAATCGAAGTTAGTATTATATTTCGACAAGAATGTTACTCATGAAACTTAATGATATTTCAATCAAAAGTATTTTTCGGATAAAATTTATTTTGCAGAACAAGCATATGAAAAGATCAGATATCTCAAGACATTAATTATTATGGGGTGGGTTAGGTGGTAGAAAATCTCCAATATATTATTGTCCACATCCCTTTGTTGGTGAAAGCTACTCTTTCCAAGATGGTGACAAATAACTAACTATAATATGGGAAACCTGCCTCACAATCCCCAGAACAATTATCTCCATATGAAGGTGACAACAATGGTGACAACTTGAAGGTGCATTCTCCTCAAGGGGCCCAATATCATGATCATTGAATAGAAATAGGAAAATTGAGAAGATTGACCTCAGGATCAAGTTGAAATAGGAAGAACAAGAACTAGTATTCCATAACTCTTTGATGGATCAATTTGAGGCTGTGCACTGGCCTAAGCAACTTTTGCAAAccacattttatatatatatatatatatatatatatatataggtcagTATATGAATTTTGCATGTTCTTATCAGTTCTCCTTAGGATTATTCATGTGACCAAGATCACATGGTCAACTGCTTTTGCCCTAAATATGTCCTCATTGAATAAATTGATGCTTTTGCTTAGTCTTGTCAAAAGTGTTTTCTTGCAAAGTTGTTGATGAGGAGAGTGAAGCACTAATCATCGGAAGCTCAGATGTGAAGCTAACGGAGAGTGCAGAGAGGAAGGAAGGAGACACTATTGACAAGGTTAGTGAATTGCTTGAAGACATCAATACAGAACAGAATTCAGAGATGGGAATATATATGTTGGCGAACAGGTTTCAAGCACATAATGAGAAGAAATGAACCTGACACAAGTGAAGCTGAGTTCCAAGAATGACATGATCAGATGAACAGAAGTTGCAAGTTTTTACATCAGTGTCACACAACAACTAGTGATGCTCAGGCTAACATGGCAGAGGTGAGCAAAGCTACTAAAGTGTGTAGCTCTGCAAGTGGAGGGCTGGGTTGGATTCAATTCAAGGCCAAAAATGCTGCAGCCAAACCAGGAAAGACATGGGAAACAAGAAGATAAGTAATTGATTGTTTATTCTTAAGACTGATGACATCCTTAGCCTGCAAATCCTGGATGTCTGGAATTTCATCTTTCACTGAAAGCTGGGCAGCAGTAGATTTTCTGTTTATTTAATGATCCAAGCAGAGAGCAACTGGGGATGTGGAACTACAGATTTTGTGATCTGGCCACAGTTCCTTAGATTAACTTCTACAGTTTCATCAACTTTGGTGTGAAACAAGTTGATTCTATGTTTTATTGACTATCAACTTCATAAACTTTCCAAAAGGCAAAAGGCATGCTTCAAGCTTTCAAGAAAGCTTTTGCAATACAGATCAGTGTCAAAAGCCTGGAAGCAGTAATAGTTACTTCTGACCAAACACTAAGGATACCACTGTCACTCTGTAACTGTAGCACAAAGTTcactgatattatgtttttactTCATTTCACACACAAATCAACAATTGATGATGAACGCAATGCTATAGCTGGAACAGCAAATGACATGGTCAACAAGGAGCTGACCGACCAACAATAATGATAAATGCGGGCTTTATTGGATTATGCTGGAGATGATACGGTCAATTGGGTATTGACCAGCACTTCCACCGTTGACAAATGCAAATCCCATAACTGGACGTGCATTACTTGGGGGGGTCAGCAAGGTGCTGACCAAACAAGAACATGAAAGCTTTTAATGGTTTATGCTAGAGATGATCTGATCAACTAGGTAATACAGGTTGCAGTCCCATTTCTATTTCTCGCAGAAGCTGAGAAATCCCATGTACTCATGGTTCTTAATCATGGTAATCGACTTCTCAGTGCCAACAACACCTGCCACAGAAATAAATTAAGAGTGGTCAGAGGATATAAGGTATATATATGGAGAGAGAGGGAGATTAAGATATAGATTTCTGCTTCTTGCACATACCCATGGTTAGAGCGCTGGCAAAGATGACCGAGGAGAGAATGAAGACAATGATTGATGCTCTTTTCAAAAACTTTACCAGCTTCCTGACGAAGAACTGTCCCCAGAAGCCGGCCATCACAGACACAGAAATGAGATAGAGAGCTGCCACAGGAAACACTGCTGTCAGCTTCTGCTCAGCCTAGTGACTTTGCTGAGAGAGAGAATGCGATAGGTTGACGTACCATAGGGGATGGGAAATCTCTTCAGGAAGTAGAATTCCACCACTGATAAGGATGAGGAGAACATCATCACGAAGGTTGCTGTGGCACTGGCTACCTGCAAAGGAATAAGAAACGGAGCACAGCATTAAGATCAAACTTGGGTAATAATAACTCTGTGAGTTCGTCAGACAGCTAATGGCCACATTGTTCTTTTCTTGTAATCCTTGCATTTAAGTTTCGGTTGTAATAAGTTTTATGCGCTGCCAATGACTATCTTCAACTTTAGGTTTAGGAAAACTCGACTAAATTACAAGGCCAATTGTGATGGATCAGTGAGGCATTTTCACGAGAATGTTGCAGACGATTTGGTCCCCAAGCTCAAAAGTGATACTGATCCATCCAAGTTGGCCACAGGGCATTGCATCATGCAGGACGTAATCGATAGACCAACATGTGCTGCAACTGATCGCTCTACGTTCTCAACCTCCAATCGATTCCTTTGCCACCGAAGTGTTTGACGGTGCAGGTGATGTGTCGAGCGAAGCAAATGCAAATGCAAGTGTTGTTGAGTGGAGCAAAACATCGAGCACCTTGGGTTCGCGCACACGCACCTGCGGGATGACTCCGATTTCGAGGAGGAGGGGGCCCAGGATGAAGCCGCCGCCGGAGCCGAGCAGCCCGCCGACGGTGCCGCCGAGAAGACCGCAGAAGGCGCAGAACACCAGCTGCATGCCTGTCCACTCGATGGAGGCCTCGCAGACGGACTCCCAGTTGCCCTGCATTCGCCGCTGCCGGCTCTCCCTCCACAGCTTCGTCGCCTCCCACGAGAACACGCTTAGCGCCACCGGAAACTGAGGGTGATCAACAAAAGAACCTAAGCACGGTTGGAGAAACACATCACATGAATCAGAAACGGGGATCCAATGAGATGAGGTCAGCCACCTGCAAGATGTTTACAACCCAGTAGAAAAGGCTGCAGGTCTCTGAATTGTTCTGCAACAGGACACTAATTATGAGAGCATGGTCCAAAACAAGGCGAAGGAATCTGTCACGATCAAAGGTGAGCAAGCGAACAAAGACAACACCTTTAGGATCTGAAGCAGTAAAAATGAGAACCAGACGACCAGCAGGACCGAGATCCCCTTCCACCTTATGTTGAACCGCAACGCCTCCTTTAGTCCATCGACAGCGTCGGAGTAGAGTAATATTAGATGGTAAACAACATAGTACAAAGGCAGATTTATTTTACTCGTCAGAGCATATGAATTGGCACTTACAAGCATGGATTTCTCCGGCCGATGAAGGAGAGGCTCGCTTGTTGTGTCGATGCCCTCTGTATCGATAAAAAGATGACATCTTTTAGATGACGCTAATGACTCGATGATTCCTGCATGTGTCTACTTGATACATACCCACTTCCTGATTGGATTTAGCCTCCTCTTGCTTCCGCATCTCCATCTGCGCTCGCCGTATTCACAGATTTGCAAGTCAGACAATGACCACACCACAAAACTATCATCAAGAACGGAAACCGAAAGAAGGGATTCAACCTTGAAGAGAGTTTCCTTCTTCCACATCTGAACTCCCTTGAACATTGACCTTGAGGAAGTACCTGAACCACACTTGGAGTTTTATCACCATGTCCATGAAAGATGACGAGCCCTAGGCGAGGACTAAGGACCAACCTATGAAGAGAATTATGATAAGGATGGTGATGAGCCAGAAGGGGAAGACCACGCTGAGCTCCACACCGATGGTGATCCCCAGCATCAGCATGGGCTGGAACAGCAGAGCCAGGTTGTAGTCTATGATGGGCACTTCCTTGGAAGGGTGCGCCACTCTGAGGTTGTACCACACTGATGAAGCCGATGCCCCCATGATCATACCTGACCAAGAACACACAGTTGTCGATCTCATGATGATGACTAGAAAGTGGTCTAGCAGCAGTAACCGTGGTGTCCATACATTTTGAGAGGGCAGCAGCGGACTTGGCATCGAAGCCGACGACAAGGGTTAGCATGGGGACGAAGATGCCGCCACCGCCGACACCGCCGACGGTGCCGAAGGCGGAGCCCAGGAAGCCAATGACGGTGGCCAAGCCGCTCCTCCAGTTCACCTCGAGCTCCTGACGTGTATAGGCAAGGTTTCGTTAGATCCAAACGCCTACAACGAAGAAGACGGAGAAAGATAAAGATGAACACGGGGGACGGTAACAACAACTCACAGGCCAGACTCGAACGGATCGAGAGGACAGGATGACGTGCTGGTCTCGGAATCCATAGGGAGAGGAGGGGCCGTGGGAGATGAAGAAGGTGGAGGCTACAGCGAGGGATGACGCTGCGAGGAGGTATACGACAAAGCTTTTGCTGCTGCCGCTGTTGATGACACCGTACCAAGAAGGGCCGTTCATGCTGcgcctctctctcttttctcctgcTGCTTAGCTCCTCTTGGGCAACACCAATAACTGGAAGGGCTCCAAGCCTTTGAGGCGACCTTTCAGAAGGGTTTCTACAAGGAGAAGAATTTGCCGGCGGCTCTTATTTATGGAGAAGATCCTGTTGTTTCCTATCTATCTACGGTggctatacatacatacatacatacatgcatacatacatacatcaatacatacatacatatatatatgaatagtcattaattttattttaaatattactcTTGTTTCACATAAATAAAGTACATACTTATCTACTCGTGCGAGATCCTCTACAATAGTGAATTAAGTTGGAATCGTCCAATTCCTAGAACTCGATGAACACGGCTTTACATCCAATCATTGTGTTATGATATCAATCGTCAGATAGTAATTGGATCCGGAAAAGAACTAAGGAGGATTATATTTGAGCCAAAGAAAAATTACCCACACTCAAATTGTAatctttgtataaaaaataataaaatcattgtaTTTATTTAGAGCAAGAAATTCCATGAACTTTCTATGATGTTGTTTTTTAATTGATCTTTGTTTTTACTCTCATTTATTTTATAAAGAGGTATAGAAAATACctctttataaaagaaaaaaaaacataaaaaataatattttattattctataGATATGCCTTGTTGAAGAAGATATAATGAAATACTTTAATTATTCTCCGATATAGTCAGAGGAAATTTATGCTTTAATGGATGGTTAACCTAATAAAGTTTTTAGTTCATCTCACATAATAAAAAACTTGATTTTCGTCGAGATATAGAAAAATGATTGTTGGACTatgtaaatctttttttttttttttataattattgatcTATGGAATTTCTTTCTTTTAAAATCATCCCCGAACACCATCATATCATCCAATAATTGTCAACACTAATACTGACGAAAATATTAATctacaataatctataaaatatttataagagtACATTATAATTAAAACAAATCATAATTCTAATGTAACATCGATATTATCTCAGGAAATCAAAGCCCAACTATCCCTATTTTCTTTCTCCAAAGAAAAGTAAATAAAGGGTAATTGTtaacaaaaatatcatatttttagattttttttccggATAGTACCCCTTTTCAAAATTCTCAAATCATCGCtccttatttttaatatttcaaaaatgCCCCttaaaattatcaattttttCGCCCGAATTCAATTTTTTTTAGCTGTTTACCGTGTTTTGTGTTGATTTTTATCTACAAATTActgtataaaaaatattttaacaaatttatataatattttttaaaagaatattGTAAAGTGTTTTTGATGTCAGTAtttttgaaacaaaaatattatatagtatttttaaaaaactatacatcatttttaaaaatactatatatatatttgtgaataaaaaaataataaaaactttATAAAGATGAGGAAAAACTTTTTGAAATTGCTAAAAAAAATTACTATGAATAATTTTTTGAGGATCTTTTTGAGATATTTAAAATGATTTGAGAAaacccaaaaagaaaaatattatcctGGGCAATAgccatcaaataaaataaaagccCTTGTGTTTGAATCATAATAAAAAGAATCTTGTCTCTCCAGGTAAGAGTTTTGTTGCTCGGAGATCTCGCTTTCTAGCTTTATGTTCATCATCAGAGGTTCTTTTTGACCCGGAATTCTTGCCAAACATTCCAACTCTTATTCCTGTTGCCACTTCATGTTTTCGTCACTGGAACGAGCAAGTAATAATGCCAAGGAACATATCCCGTTGGAATTAAATAGCAAGTCTTGTGTCTATCATTATTGATATCCTCAACTCCTTTTCCTCATACGAGTTAGGTGACACTTTAATGATTCAGATTCATCTAACTACCCCGCGAGTAGATCTATGTCGTTTGCCCTTCATTGTGCTGTTCTTCTGTCTCGGTTGAGTGAGACACTCACTGCTTAATGAGGAGGTTGAAGAAGGGAAATTTACAGCACAATATCTCTTCACTTGTTTGGCAATCATGTTTAGTGCTTTCATCCGATACATTGAAAGAGATAGCTAGAACAAATGCATCTGCAGCATATCTCATCGGTGGAGCATCATCACCTCTCTACCTTCTGTTCCAGCTCTCAGTTTCATGATCCCCACCGAAGTAGCCGGGAAGAACAGTTGCATTTTTTAGCTAGAATTCCCGTGGCATGTACTCTTCCCTCTCATCATTAGAATGTGATCATGGCATATCCCAGGGAAGTCAATTTGATGCCACACTCGTCCTTGCTTCGTGTGGCACAACATGGGCCCTCCCTCCTTGTTCATCAGTACGCTCATCAGTCATTCTCTCTCGACCAGTGAAAGATGAACTCAACCTATCATTTTGCTCTCCTACGACTGTTTTCATTTCATGATACTGAGGTCGGCGAATATCTTGTAAGAGATCCACATCCATCCACCGACGAATATTCCACATTATCCCTTCACTTGCTATAAGACAAAACGGCTACGCCGGGAGGACTTGTCATCCATCAGTGAGCATTACCACTccaacttctcttcttcctcctccatgtaGGAAGATGGCCAGTCCAAGTGTTTGCCTCTCCCACCTCACAAAACCCCCGCCTTGCCTCCACAAATTATCCCTTCAGGTCGAATCACATTTTAATCATTCTGGCATGCATGTCACGTCTGCTTTATCAGTCTTTCCGGTCTCCTTTTCCAGTGAAGCTGTGGTAGGTATTTGTCCCTCCAGCTTTGTCAGCTATCTTAGATTCCTCCAGCCCACCTATGTGACGATTTACGCTACTACTGTCCTTTTGAATTGTTGTACAATTACATTCATCAATCATTCAAGTGAGTGCCTCCATACTCGTGTCATTTCATTCATGGAAAGAGTACCCACAGAGGCATACAGAATCATTC of the Musa acuminata AAA Group cultivar baxijiao chromosome BXJ3-2, Cavendish_Baxijiao_AAA, whole genome shotgun sequence genome contains:
- the LOC135632115 gene encoding sulfite exporter TauE/SafE family protein 4-like isoform X1, which produces MNGPSWYGVINSGSSKSFVVYLLAASSLAVASTFFISHGPSSPYGFRDQHVILSSRSVRVWPELEVNWRSGLATVIGFLGSAFGTVGGVGGGGIFVPMLTLVVGFDAKSAAALSKCMIMGASASSVWYNLRVAHPSKEVPIIDYNLALLFQPMLMLGITIGVELSVVFPFWLITILIIILFIGTSSRSMFKGVQMWKKETLFKMEMRKQEEAKSNQEVEGIDTTSEPLLHRPEKSMLVSANSYALTSKINLPLYYVVYHLILLYSDAVDGLKEALRFNIRWKGISVLLVVWFSFLLLQILKNNSETCSLFYWVVNILQFPVALSVFSWEATKLWRESRQRRMQGNWESVCEASIEWTGMQLVFCAFCGLLGGTVGGLLGSGGGFILGPLLLEIGVIPQVASATATFVMMFSSSLSVVEFYFLKRFPIPYALYLISVSVMAGFWGQFFVRKLVKFLKRASIIVFILSSVIFASALTMGVVGTEKSITMIKNHEYMGFLSFCEK
- the LOC135632115 gene encoding sulfite exporter TauE/SafE family protein 4-like isoform X2, translating into MNGPSWYGVINSGSSKSFVVYLLAASSLAVASTFFISHGPSSPYGFRDQHVILSSRSVRVWPELEVNWRSGLATVIGFLGSAFGTVGGVGGGGIFVPMLTLVVGFDAKSAAALSKCMIMGASASSVWYNLRVAHPSKEVPIIDYNLALLFQPMLMLGITIGVELSVVFPFWLITILIIILFIGTSSRSMFKGVQMWKKETLFKMEMRKQEEAKSNQEVEGIDTTSEPLLHRPEKSMLEALRFNIRWKGISVLLVVWFSFLLLQILKNNSETCSLFYWVVNILQFPVALSVFSWEATKLWRESRQRRMQGNWESVCEASIEWTGMQLVFCAFCGLLGGTVGGLLGSGGGFILGPLLLEIGVIPQVASATATFVMMFSSSLSVVEFYFLKRFPIPYALYLISVSVMAGFWGQFFVRKLVKFLKRASIIVFILSSVIFASALTMGVVGTEKSITMIKNHEYMGFLSFCEK